AAGTCTTGATTGCTGAAGTTGGCACCACCACCTTTAAGCTGGACCCATCGTGAGCATTTGGTCGAAGTGCCACCTAGCCTCAAGCTTTATCCTACCACGAGCCTCCGCTCCACCCTTGAACTCTCCTTGCATGGTAACCTCCTCCTCCACTAGCTGCCCTGCCGCTAGGGGTCGTGTGAACAAAGGGCACGCCATCCTCCAAGATCCACACACTCGTAGCTTCGATTTGATTCAATTACAACACATGGTTGGTGTTATCGAGGCTCTTGATTCTATTCGATTCGCGGAGAGATCAAGATGCTCCATGAAAGCAAGGAGCCGAGCTCAGCGGGGAAGTGTTGCCAAGGGAGAGTTTTGAGGGTGCGCCTTCAATGACCTTGAGCATGAGTAGCATGAACACAAGGAGGTGGATGACAGCCATGGTGCGCAACGATGGTTTGGTGGAGCTCGGCGACCATACCATGGTGGTGTTGCTCATTTCATGGAAGGTGAGTAAGGGGACGAAAAATAAGAACAACCCTATTTAGCCTTCTGGTTAGAGGCCAATGTCACGTTCACCACTGACGACGGAGCTGGAGGCCCACCCTACAATTCCACCTCGTACACTCAACACTCGACAACAACCTCGGCATGTTCCAAGGCACTTCACCGCAAGAGATGTGATGCTATTTTGTTTGAGCTATATAAAATTTGAGTGGCGAGGGGAGGGGCATGTGCCCCCCTACAAAATTTGGATCGAACACTTTACAAAATTTTGCACACCGTACATCAGCGTGGGAAGAGCCTCTTGAGCTCGTCGGTGGGGTTTGCCAGCCACGAGCAGAACAggcaggcggccgcggcgaccgACGCCGCCGAGAGCGCGGCCAGCCAGCCGAAGTGCGCGGCATCCCTGGCTACCACGGCCACGCCCATCATGGTGAGCTCGGCGAGGCTGGCCACGGCGATCTCTGTGGCGCCGATGAGCTTCGCCTTCCCCATCGGGTTCCCCGACTGCACCACCTGCAGGCCGATCACGCTGTACGCCATGTGCCCCAGCCGCGACGCCACCTGCAGCGAGCAACGCAAAATGATCGTACAAAAAAGAAGAACGTCCGGGGCTCAAGCTATGGCCGTTCCATCCATGGCGAGATGAGGAGGCGGTGGCCTTACGATCAAACCGAGGAAGGCAAAGAGGGTGCCCTGCCGTGAGACGGGGCCGGTGAGGAAGACCAGGACCGCCGCGCCGAGGAGCGTGCTCTGAGCGATCAGCCCCGCAGCTCCGGCCTGTCATGGTGGAATGGAAGAGATTGGTTTCAGAATCGACATGGCTGAACTCGTGATCCATGGTGTAAGGCCGTAAGTGTAACTGCCCTGACCTTGAGGATGCCCAGCTCCTTGACAAGGTTTGGGACCATGAACGTCGCGAGGATCCCCATCACCGCCGACGACCCGCCGAACGCGCCGAGCACCGACGCGCTCACACCTGCCAACGGGAGCCATGAACAAGCGGTACATGGCGAGCTCGATGATCACCGAAGAAATTGGGTGCACACGTACCGTGGTGGATGAGGAACGTGGTCATGAGAGCGCCGGGGGCGAGCGCGACGTTGAAGCAGACGAGCACGTAGGCGAGGCTCGCCGGGAGGACCGGCTGTCGTAGGTACTCCGTCCAGCCGTGCCTGATGGTCGCCCAGGCATCTTCAACTGCCATTACAGGGGAACAGAGTATAGTACTGAACTGCCTTGATGGATTATAGTGTCTTCAATTGAGCGATTGAGCCGGATTCCTCACCTTTGTTCCTGATGCTGAGAGCAGAAGCTGCGTGCGTGCTCCCATGTTCAGAGCGCTCGAGCGGGCCCAGACTAGCAGAGTGATCGAAGATGCCATCAGCGAGTCGATTCATTGCACCACCTAGAAATAACTGTTGAACAAATCAGGGATTCAGAACTGACGAGGACTGCACAATACTAATGCACATTGCCTGCAGCTAGCCACAGAGACTGAAAAGATCAAGGCAGGCACTGCACCAGAAGGGGCAGAGCACAGAGCGAGATGGCGCAGGAGAGCCTGATGCAGGTCAGGGGGTCGCTCCTGGAGAGCAAGACAGCGAAGATGGACGCCCCTGCCGTCTGCACACACGAAAACACGAGCAGATTACAGGATGTAGTAACAGAACGGGGATCGCAATGATCATGCCGGCGCGCACCTCGCAGAGGAGGTCGACTCTGCTGAGCGTCGCGTTCGCCCGCGCCAGCGCGATCGGCCTGCCTTCCCCTGCTAGCTTCACAACAAGATTCGAATTCAAAATTGGTTTCAAATCTCAATGCGTGCTAGCTCAGAACGAAGTCAAAACCCACCTGCACGACGAAGTCGCGCTCTGCGATTACGCCGAGGGAGACGCAGGAGAGCCGGTCGACGGCGGTGGACGCCACCAGCACCGCGAACCACGGCTGCAggagcagcgccggcgccgtggaAGCCCGGGGAAGCGTGAACGCGTACGTGATCATCGCGGCCGAAACCCAATGCGCTGCGGTCTGACACGCCACGGGCACTGTCAGAACTAGCACCTACTAGCTTATACTGAATGGTGTAACCTGTCACAGTGTTGGAGCTAGAATCATGGAGATTCACCTGGATCACGGTCAGCGATCGGTACGCGGGGATCCGAGGTAGCGCGCTCATGAGATCTCCGACCAGCGGGCCGGCCGCGAACACCACGAGCTGCTCATAGTCATCGGAATGTTGTCAGAATTCAAAGACATCTGCAGAGAGTGTGCCTTGAATTGCAGAGTCAGACtgggaacaacagagcacggcGCACCTTGGTGAAGAAGCCGAGGACGGCGACAGGGAGGAGGCTCGGGTGGAgcgtggcgatggcggcgggccACGTGAAGTTCCACAGCTGCTCGGTCACGTTCCCGGCGAGGCAGGCCGCGTAAAGCGCTGTCATGGCAGCCGGGTAAGCAGCGGTTTCGCCCAAGaggcggccgcctccgccgtcgctcCTCTGAAGGGCGGCGAGCGCGTCGTCATCCTTGAGCAGGCTCAGCTCCGTCTGGAGGATGTCCGAGGACAGCTGGACAAACGGCAGGTCGTcgagctcctcggcggcggcggcgggggcgaggccCGTCGTGCCGGCGCGGTCCGCGGAGGCACAGCTCGCGGCGAAGCGCCTTCCTGAAACTAAACTGCAAAATTCACGACGCGACACGCGGGCACGCTCCGGTGAGGTTGCAGGAACAGGGAGGCgagagcagagcagcagcactCGATTACCTGTACGGCGTCGCCGCGGCTCGACGGCCGGTCGGGCTCCGCGCGAAGGATGCTGCCGCCGACGTGCGGGGAGGGATTAAGCGTCGGGacgtggcggcggtgcgggatGGAGGCGGGGTGAGCAGCTTGGACATGGGCGACGCCATGGCCGGCCGACCCCCCGGTCGCCGTCGTCTGCGCGGGAGCCGAAACGGATAAGGTGGGTGGTTTCGTCGTAGTCGGGATACACGCAGGCCAGGCCTCCAATTGCAATATGCAATGCACAACTTGGGCCTTTGGATAGCACGCGGCTcgtgcctttttttttatccTATCGGCCCAATTTACTTTCTCTTAGCGGAATTTCTACATAATAATATCCGGATAAATCTGATGCTGATTTTAGACAGTTTTCAATGGCCAGGATTTGTTCAAGATGCGTCGAGCCCATTGTGTCTCCGAGATCAAGACCTAGGGCAGCACAACGTCGCCGTACTTGGTCAAGGCGAGAGGGAAAAAAATACGGCGAGAAATTGACCGGTAGTTTTCACATGAAAAAATTAGAAGCTGGCCCCACGACGAAATAGATGATGTGGcaggattttaatttttttaggacCTAATTATTGAGAACTGTTGGAGAAGAATTGTTTTTTTCGCTTCCAATATTTTCAGGCAAGTTCCTGAAACCTAtt
This sequence is a window from Setaria italica strain Yugu1 chromosome III, Setaria_italica_v2.0, whole genome shotgun sequence. Protein-coding genes within it:
- the LOC101756719 gene encoding solute carrier family 40 member 3, chloroplastic isoform X2 — encoded protein: MTALYAACLAGNVTEQLWNFTWPAAIATLHPSLLPVAVLGFFTKLVVFAAGPLVGDLMSALPRIPAYRSLTVIQTAAHWVSAAMITYAFTLPRASTAPALLLQPWFAVLVASTAVDRLSCVSLGVIAERDFVVQLAGEGRPIALARANATLSRVDLLCETAGASIFAVLLSRSDPLTCIRLSCAISLCALPLLLFLGGAMNRLADGIFDHSASLGPLERSEHGSTHAASALSIRNKVEDAWATIRHGWTEYLRQPVLPASLAYVLVCFNVALAPGALMTTFLIHHGVSASVLGAFGGSSAVMGILATFMVPNLVKELGILKAGAAGLIAQSTLLGAAVLVFLTGPVSRQGTLFAFLGLIVASRLGHMAYSVIGLQVVQSGNPMGKAKLIGATEIAVASLAELTMMGVAVVARDAAHFGWLAALSAASVAAAACLFCSWLANPTDELKRLFPR
- the LOC101756719 gene encoding solute carrier family 40 member 3, chloroplastic isoform X1, whose protein sequence is MASPMSKLLTPPPSRTAATSRRLIPPRTSAAASFARSPTGRRAAATPYSLVSGRRFAASCASADRAGTTGLAPAAAAEELDDLPFVQLSSDILQTELSLLKDDDALAALQRSDGGGGRLLGETAAYPAAMTALYAACLAGNVTEQLWNFTWPAAIATLHPSLLPVAVLGFFTKLVVFAAGPLVGDLMSALPRIPAYRSLTVIQTAAHWVSAAMITYAFTLPRASTAPALLLQPWFAVLVASTAVDRLSCVSLGVIAERDFVVQLAGEGRPIALARANATLSRVDLLCETAGASIFAVLLSRSDPLTCIRLSCAISLCALPLLLFLGGAMNRLADGIFDHSASLGPLERSEHGSTHAASALSIRNKVEDAWATIRHGWTEYLRQPVLPASLAYVLVCFNVALAPGALMTTFLIHHGVSASVLGAFGGSSAVMGILATFMVPNLVKELGILKAGAAGLIAQSTLLGAAVLVFLTGPVSRQGTLFAFLGLIVASRLGHMAYSVIGLQVVQSGNPMGKAKLIGATEIAVASLAELTMMGVAVVARDAAHFGWLAALSAASVAAAACLFCSWLANPTDELKRLFPR